The Spirosoma foliorum genome has a window encoding:
- a CDS encoding nucleoside hydrolase, which translates to MEKFMTMGLRLWNFGLIVLLCLTASFSTFGQSKGLAAVEPRMRVIVDNDFSGDPDGLFQLAHLLMSPSVEIRAIIGSHLNAQDGFDPSKIQADNAAKKAKEVLQAMKVTKSIPVFAGSNTAMVNDSTPVKNEAVNFIIQEALRTDTKTPLYVVCGAGLTEIASAALTNPLIANKLTLIWIGGPEYSELALPPPGYSEVEYNLNIDQAAARAVFNRSSLHLWQIPRNVYRQCLLSYAQLLTKVKPRGQIGAYLSGTLETLMTRIQRFINIGETYILGDSPLVLLTALQSSFEPDPSSSQYVVRQAPRINQAGTYAHNHTGRPIRVYTQLDTHLMFADFFAKLELMNP; encoded by the coding sequence ATGGAAAAATTTATGACAATGGGTTTGCGCCTGTGGAATTTTGGGCTGATTGTATTACTCTGTCTCACAGCCTCATTCTCAACCTTCGGGCAATCGAAAGGGCTAGCAGCGGTGGAGCCTCGTATGCGCGTCATCGTGGATAACGATTTCAGTGGCGATCCTGATGGATTGTTCCAATTGGCTCACTTACTGATGTCGCCTTCAGTGGAGATTCGGGCAATTATCGGATCGCACTTAAACGCGCAGGATGGTTTTGATCCGTCGAAAATACAGGCCGACAATGCCGCCAAAAAGGCAAAGGAAGTGTTGCAGGCGATGAAAGTGACTAAAAGCATTCCCGTCTTTGCCGGATCGAACACCGCGATGGTGAATGACAGTACCCCGGTTAAAAACGAAGCCGTCAACTTCATCATTCAGGAAGCGTTACGTACCGATACGAAAACACCGTTATACGTGGTTTGTGGTGCCGGACTTACCGAAATCGCGTCGGCTGCGTTGACCAATCCGCTGATTGCCAACAAGCTGACGCTCATCTGGATTGGCGGACCTGAGTATAGTGAGCTAGCCTTGCCACCACCGGGTTATTCGGAAGTAGAATACAATCTGAACATCGATCAGGCGGCCGCTCGGGCGGTCTTCAATCGATCGTCCCTGCATTTGTGGCAAATACCCCGGAACGTGTACCGGCAATGCCTGCTGTCGTATGCGCAACTACTAACAAAAGTAAAGCCGCGTGGCCAAATTGGCGCTTACCTGAGCGGAACCCTGGAGACATTAATGACTCGTATTCAGCGGTTTATCAATATCGGCGAAACCTATATTCTGGGCGATAGTCCGCTAGTGCTGCTTACAGCCCTTCAGTCGTCGTTTGAGCCGGACCCTTCGTCAAGTCAGTATGTCGTTCGGCAGGCTCCACGCATCAATCAGGCCGGGACCTATGCACACAACCATACGGGCCGACCGATTCGAGTGT
- a CDS encoding DUF4256 domain-containing protein gives MTNKKELSPEQCQDLLSVLKIRFEKNRDRHQGLNWSSVQAKLEVSPEKLWSLDEMEVTGGEPDVVGYDETTGEYIFYDCSVESPKGRRSICYDRTAWESRKENKPENTVMDMAAEMGIEVLTEEQYRGLQQLGKFDLKTSSWIVTPAPIRKLGGALFCDRRYDTVFTYHNGAESYYAARGFRGSLRV, from the coding sequence ATGACTAACAAAAAAGAATTATCACCAGAACAGTGCCAAGACCTTCTCAGCGTATTGAAAATCCGTTTTGAAAAAAACAGGGACCGTCATCAGGGACTTAACTGGAGTTCTGTACAGGCAAAGCTGGAGGTAAGTCCTGAAAAATTATGGTCCCTCGATGAGATGGAAGTTACCGGCGGGGAACCCGATGTTGTAGGATACGATGAAACAACGGGCGAATATATTTTTTACGATTGCTCGGTCGAAAGCCCCAAAGGTCGCCGAAGTATTTGTTACGACCGGACCGCCTGGGAATCCCGGAAAGAGAACAAACCCGAAAATACGGTTATGGATATGGCCGCCGAGATGGGAATTGAGGTGCTAACGGAAGAACAATATCGGGGGTTACAGCAACTTGGGAAGTTCGATTTAAAAACATCAAGCTGGATCGTAACCCCTGCTCCTATCCGAAAACTCGGCGGTGCTCTCTTTTGTGATCGTCGTTACGATACTGTTTTCACCTATCACAACGGCGCCGAATCTTACTATGCCGCCAGAGGATTCCGAGGTTCGCTGAGAGTGTAG
- a CDS encoding L-fucose/L-arabinose isomerase family protein, with protein sequence MSVKSGTPATIGVIIGNRDFFPDKLVAECRADLLEAFEKAGIKPIMLDESATKLGGVETFQEAQKCAELFRKHADEIMGVLVVLPNFGDEKGVAETLKWARLDVPVLIQAYPDDLNRLDVARRRDAWCGKISVCNNLYQFGIKYSLTTKHVVHPSDPSFHADLLNFKAVCRVVKGLRNVRIGAIGARPGGFNTVRYSEKILQRNGISVVTVDLSEILGNANKLTAADQAVKERLDAIKAYTPTGRTPDDKLVQIAKLDVVLNNFMAEYSLDATAIQCWTSVQQNYGCNVCTSMSIMSENMLPSACEVDVTGTLSMYAMQLASGSPSALVDWNNNYADDENKCVLFHCGNWAKSFLPDIEISTAPILGTTVGEENTYGALAGRTPASPLTFGRISTDDPKGIIKAYIGEGALTDDALNTFGNRAVAQIDNLQGLMQYICRNGFEHHVVMNASKTAGILKESMENYMGWEVYSH encoded by the coding sequence ATGAGCGTAAAAAGCGGTACTCCTGCAACCATAGGTGTCATTATTGGCAACCGGGATTTCTTTCCCGATAAATTAGTGGCCGAGTGCCGGGCCGATCTGCTGGAAGCTTTTGAGAAAGCGGGTATTAAACCCATCATGCTGGATGAATCGGCCACGAAGCTTGGGGGCGTTGAAACGTTTCAGGAAGCGCAGAAATGTGCAGAGCTGTTTCGGAAACATGCCGATGAAATTATGGGGGTGCTGGTCGTTCTGCCCAATTTCGGCGATGAAAAAGGGGTGGCCGAAACCCTGAAATGGGCTCGTTTGGATGTGCCGGTATTGATTCAAGCCTACCCCGATGACTTAAATCGACTGGACGTTGCCCGTCGGCGGGATGCGTGGTGCGGCAAAATTTCGGTTTGTAATAACCTATATCAGTTCGGGATTAAGTATTCACTGACGACAAAACACGTCGTGCATCCATCCGATCCTAGCTTCCATGCTGATTTGCTCAACTTCAAAGCGGTATGCCGGGTGGTAAAGGGCCTACGGAATGTTCGGATTGGGGCAATTGGAGCCCGTCCGGGTGGATTTAATACGGTTCGTTACAGTGAAAAAATCCTCCAGCGCAACGGCATTTCGGTCGTTACCGTCGATTTATCCGAGATTCTGGGGAATGCTAATAAACTAACAGCAGCCGATCAGGCGGTGAAAGAACGGCTCGATGCGATTAAAGCGTATACACCAACTGGTCGGACACCCGACGACAAGCTCGTTCAGATTGCCAAGTTAGATGTTGTCCTGAACAACTTCATGGCTGAGTACTCGCTGGACGCAACGGCGATTCAATGCTGGACTTCCGTTCAGCAAAATTATGGCTGTAACGTCTGCACGAGCATGAGCATCATGAGCGAAAATATGCTCCCAAGCGCCTGTGAGGTCGATGTTACGGGTACGTTGAGCATGTACGCCATGCAATTGGCATCGGGCTCGCCAAGTGCACTGGTCGATTGGAACAACAATTACGCCGACGACGAAAACAAGTGCGTACTGTTCCACTGCGGTAACTGGGCCAAGTCGTTCCTGCCCGATATTGAAATCAGCACGGCCCCAATTTTGGGAACAACTGTTGGGGAAGAAAACACCTATGGCGCATTGGCAGGCCGCACACCAGCCTCTCCGCTCACCTTCGGACGCATTAGTACCGACGATCCTAAAGGCATCATAAAAGCCTACATTGGCGAAGGTGCCCTGACCGACGATGCCCTGAATACCTTTGGTAACCGCGCTGTAGCTCAGATCGATAACCTACAGGGGCTGATGCAGTACATCTGCCGGAATGGGTTCGAACACCATGTCGTGATGAATGCTTCCAAAACGGCAGGTATCCTTAAAGAATCCATGGAAAACTACATGGGCTGGGAGGTTTATAGTCATTAG
- a CDS encoding aceric acid hydrolase — MNLNKKSIRCASLLIALMPLAQVALGQTNALVNTSKSKFARLESADLNAVKWTTGFWADRFAVCRDSMVPHLWNTYTDANISHAFRNFEIAAGLESGNFKGPSFHDGDFYKMLESVASMYALTKDKKLDEQMDKAISVIGKAQAPDGYVYTKAIIQQKKTGETKMFDDKLSFEAYNFGHLMTAACVHYRATGKTSLLNIAKKATDFLIGFYTNASPEQARNAICPSHYMGITEMYRTTRDPKYLALAQKLIDIRGLSEGTDDNSDRVPFRKMKKVIGHAVRANYLFAGFADVFAETGDSTLLSTLDLLWDDVVNHKMYVTGGCGALYDGVSPEGTAYKPESVQKIHQAYGKAYQLPNHSAHNETCANIGNLLWNYRMLQITGDAKYADVMELALYNSILSGISLDGNKFFYTNPLSASDDYPYQMRWMGGRQNYIRLSNCCPPNTVRTISEVSNYAYSISDKGLWLNLFGSNQLNTTLKDGSAIRLTQTTNYPWDGAISLQLEQVPAKPFSVFVRIPGWCQGATITINGKPAMTNLQAGTYAELSKKWAPGDKVEINLPMPVKLMEANPLVEENRNQVAVKRGPIVYCAESVDNQTAKLNNIGLSTKVKFKPSLIKVNNSEVMALEGDAKLLNEGNWANQLYREVSDKVPQTTSIRLIPYYAWANRGHSEMEVWIPLIR, encoded by the coding sequence ATGAATCTGAATAAGAAATCAATCAGGTGCGCTTCTCTGCTAATTGCCCTGATGCCATTGGCGCAAGTTGCATTAGGCCAAACCAACGCCCTTGTCAATACGTCGAAAAGTAAGTTTGCCCGACTGGAAAGTGCCGATCTGAACGCCGTGAAATGGACAACTGGTTTCTGGGCGGATCGCTTTGCCGTTTGTCGGGATTCGATGGTGCCACACTTATGGAATACCTATACCGACGCCAACATTAGCCACGCCTTTCGCAACTTCGAGATTGCTGCGGGTCTGGAATCGGGCAACTTTAAAGGTCCTTCCTTTCACGATGGCGATTTCTACAAAATGCTGGAGTCTGTGGCGAGTATGTATGCGCTCACTAAAGACAAAAAGCTGGATGAGCAGATGGATAAAGCCATCTCCGTAATTGGCAAAGCGCAGGCTCCCGACGGCTATGTCTACACGAAAGCTATTATCCAGCAGAAGAAAACGGGCGAGACGAAGATGTTTGATGATAAGCTCAGCTTTGAGGCTTATAACTTTGGACACCTGATGACAGCCGCCTGCGTACATTACCGTGCTACAGGCAAGACTTCTCTCTTAAACATCGCCAAAAAAGCCACCGATTTTCTAATTGGTTTTTATACTAATGCTAGCCCCGAGCAAGCCCGTAATGCCATCTGCCCGTCGCACTACATGGGTATTACCGAAATGTACCGTACCACCCGCGACCCGAAATACCTGGCCTTAGCGCAAAAGCTAATCGACATTCGGGGACTTTCGGAAGGAACAGATGACAACTCAGATCGGGTGCCTTTTCGGAAAATGAAAAAGGTAATCGGCCATGCTGTGCGCGCTAATTATCTGTTTGCAGGATTCGCCGACGTCTTTGCCGAAACGGGCGATAGTACGTTGCTTTCGACACTGGATTTGCTGTGGGATGATGTCGTCAATCACAAAATGTACGTAACGGGTGGTTGTGGTGCACTCTACGATGGCGTTTCGCCCGAAGGCACTGCTTACAAGCCTGAATCAGTACAGAAAATTCACCAGGCTTATGGTAAAGCGTATCAACTGCCTAATCATTCGGCTCACAACGAAACCTGCGCCAACATTGGTAACCTGCTTTGGAATTACCGAATGCTGCAAATTACGGGTGACGCCAAGTATGCTGATGTAATGGAGTTGGCTCTGTACAACAGCATTCTGTCGGGTATCAGTCTGGATGGGAATAAGTTTTTCTACACTAATCCCCTGAGTGCGTCGGATGATTATCCGTATCAGATGCGCTGGATGGGCGGTCGCCAAAACTATATCCGCCTGTCGAATTGCTGCCCGCCTAACACTGTCCGTACCATTTCGGAAGTGAGTAACTACGCTTACAGCATTTCAGATAAAGGACTGTGGTTGAATCTATTCGGCAGTAATCAGTTGAACACGACGCTCAAAGATGGATCGGCTATTCGACTGACCCAAACCACGAATTATCCCTGGGATGGCGCGATTAGCCTTCAACTCGAGCAAGTACCCGCCAAGCCTTTTTCGGTATTTGTTCGAATTCCTGGCTGGTGCCAGGGTGCAACGATAACTATAAACGGAAAGCCCGCCATGACTAATCTTCAGGCAGGTACTTACGCTGAACTCAGCAAAAAATGGGCTCCTGGCGACAAAGTGGAAATCAACCTGCCGATGCCCGTTAAACTCATGGAAGCGAATCCCCTGGTCGAAGAAAATCGTAATCAGGTGGCGGTCAAACGCGGACCAATCGTGTACTGTGCGGAATCAGTAGACAATCAAACGGCGAAATTAAATAACATTGGGTTATCGACTAAGGTAAAGTTCAAACCGAGCCTTATCAAGGTTAACAACAGCGAAGTGATGGCGCTGGAGGGCGACGCCAAACTCCTGAACGAAGGCAATTGGGCAAACCAATTGTACCGTGAAGTGTCGGATAAAGTACCCCAAACGACTAGCATTCGCCTAATTCCATACTACGCTTGGGCCAATCGCGGTCATTCGGAAATGGAAGTCTGGATTCCGCTGATTCGGTAA
- a CDS encoding SRPBCC domain-containing protein: protein MERKTKVHAEDGKQELQITREFDLPLELLFKAYVEPEIVEQWMGTKVLKLENRKHGSWQFETTDPKGNKHGFNGVIHEFVPNQTIIRTFEMENAPMGVQLEFLEFEELTPDTSKLIMHVVYKSVSIRNQVLQLPFAQGINMAHNRLQHVVSNLTNHDKAR from the coding sequence ATGGAACGTAAAACCAAGGTCCATGCCGAAGATGGGAAACAGGAGTTACAGATAACGCGGGAGTTCGATTTACCGCTGGAGTTGCTGTTTAAAGCCTACGTGGAGCCCGAAATCGTTGAGCAATGGATGGGAACGAAAGTGCTGAAACTCGAAAACAGAAAGCATGGTAGCTGGCAATTCGAAACCACCGATCCCAAGGGCAATAAGCACGGGTTCAATGGGGTAATTCATGAGTTTGTTCCGAACCAGACCATCATCCGGACATTCGAAATGGAAAATGCTCCCATGGGGGTTCAGCTAGAGTTTCTGGAATTTGAAGAACTAACTCCCGACACCAGCAAACTCATCATGCATGTCGTCTATAAATCCGTCTCGATCAGAAATCAGGTATTACAACTGCCTTTTGCTCAGGGTATAAACATGGCTCACAATCGACTTCAACACGTAGTAAGCAACTTAACAAATCATGACAAAGCGCGATAA
- a CDS encoding putative toxin-antitoxin system toxin component, PIN family produces the protein MIQAVIDTNVLLSSIAKLDETRWVYDSFANEEFCWVFSNEILTEYTEMLCWKYTERTAEIVTSILLIAENTRRFEPTYKYQLIEIDPDDNKFVDCAIGANVDCLVTADKHILELRKIQGLFPPVPILTPVEFRRLLDSMRYKNL, from the coding sequence ATGATTCAGGCGGTCATTGATACCAATGTATTGCTATCCTCTATTGCAAAACTTGATGAAACTCGCTGGGTGTATGATAGCTTCGCTAACGAAGAGTTTTGTTGGGTATTTAGTAACGAAATCCTGACGGAATACACGGAGATGCTTTGCTGGAAGTATACTGAACGAACGGCTGAAATTGTCACTTCGATACTACTTATTGCCGAAAATACGCGACGTTTTGAACCAACCTACAAGTATCAGCTAATCGAAATTGATCCTGATGATAACAAGTTTGTTGACTGTGCTATTGGGGCAAACGTTGACTGTCTTGTAACGGCCGATAAGCATATTCTTGAGCTTAGAAAAATTCAGGGCTTATTTCCTCCTGTTCCAATACTTACCCCCGTTGAATTTCGTAGACTGTTAGATTCTATGCGCTATAAGAATCTTTAA
- a CDS encoding DUF1593 domain-containing protein codes for MRLHRLRLQWSVCLYLGLFMLYFLTTRANAQPTGKQARPRIIITADPELDDNNSLIRFLLYSSDLDVEGLIYASSQFHWKGDGKGTKWAVPGREYSRFGLNICPCESWRWAKDERFIHDAVGAYAKVYPNLKVHNANYPTPTDLQSKIRYGNIEFDGDISKNSAGSDLIKSLMLDDKPGPLFITAWGGASTIARALKAIQEQYEYTTEWDVIKKKVSRKVVLLPSGDQDDTYASYIKPNWPDMEYRQFKEGPNYGYGAQLGAKPENAPYLTPAWMKENVLDRGPMGALYRVWGDGKQMVKGDIMDYFGLAGHTNEELKKMGYVVWMPVQPKNSWLGEGDDHTFMNMLGNGLRAYESGSYGGWGGRGIGNRDAVGFSFATPQDTSANAMANALSTANTRATKSGDELSFPNFFPAAQRDFAARLKWSVTPKYADANHEPVVRIAGPLTVMANAGEKIRLTGAVSEPDGNAVSINWWQLPIGNQTPKVTISNPTSAHVDVLIPKEVVGGQTIHLILEATDNGTPALTKYQRIIIKVREK; via the coding sequence ATGCGGTTACATCGACTACGTTTACAGTGGAGTGTCTGCCTTTACCTCGGGCTGTTCATGCTGTACTTTTTGACAACCCGTGCAAACGCCCAACCTACGGGTAAGCAGGCCCGCCCCCGCATCATTATAACCGCCGATCCAGAACTGGATGACAATAACTCACTGATCCGGTTTTTACTATATAGTAGCGACCTGGACGTGGAAGGACTCATTTATGCCAGTAGCCAATTTCACTGGAAAGGGGATGGGAAGGGGACAAAATGGGCCGTTCCGGGACGAGAATATAGTCGATTTGGTTTGAATATATGCCCTTGTGAATCATGGCGTTGGGCTAAAGACGAGCGCTTCATTCACGATGCGGTTGGGGCGTATGCGAAAGTATACCCGAACCTGAAAGTACATAACGCCAATTATCCCACGCCAACTGACCTCCAGTCAAAAATTCGCTATGGCAATATTGAGTTCGACGGCGATATTTCCAAGAATTCGGCGGGTTCGGACCTGATTAAATCGCTGATGCTGGATGATAAACCTGGTCCTCTTTTTATTACCGCCTGGGGCGGGGCAAGTACGATTGCCCGTGCGCTCAAAGCCATTCAGGAGCAATATGAATACACAACTGAATGGGATGTGATCAAAAAGAAAGTGTCGCGAAAAGTTGTGCTGCTGCCTTCTGGCGATCAGGACGATACCTACGCCAGCTACATAAAACCGAACTGGCCAGATATGGAGTACCGGCAATTTAAGGAAGGGCCAAATTATGGATATGGAGCGCAGTTGGGGGCCAAGCCTGAAAATGCGCCCTATTTGACGCCCGCCTGGATGAAAGAAAACGTATTGGACCGTGGCCCAATGGGGGCCTTATACCGGGTTTGGGGCGATGGGAAGCAGATGGTGAAAGGCGACATCATGGATTATTTTGGTCTGGCTGGCCACACGAATGAGGAACTGAAGAAAATGGGCTATGTAGTCTGGATGCCCGTACAGCCGAAAAACTCCTGGCTGGGCGAAGGAGACGACCACACCTTTATGAATATGTTGGGGAATGGATTACGAGCCTATGAATCAGGTTCGTATGGTGGCTGGGGTGGTCGTGGAATTGGCAACCGGGATGCCGTAGGTTTTTCGTTTGCAACCCCTCAGGATACCAGCGCCAACGCCATGGCAAACGCACTTAGCACGGCGAATACTCGGGCGACCAAAAGTGGTGATGAACTGTCTTTTCCTAATTTTTTCCCGGCTGCGCAACGTGACTTTGCCGCCCGACTTAAGTGGTCTGTAACTCCTAAGTATGCCGATGCTAATCATGAACCGGTTGTGAGAATCGCAGGGCCGTTGACAGTAATGGCCAATGCTGGCGAGAAAATACGACTCACGGGGGCTGTTTCGGAGCCCGATGGAAATGCGGTTTCCATCAACTGGTGGCAATTGCCGATAGGTAATCAAACGCCTAAAGTGACGATCTCGAATCCGACTTCGGCGCACGTGGACGTACTGATTCCGAAGGAAGTTGTAGGTGGTCAAACGATTCATCTTATTCTGGAAGCAACCGACAATGGGACGCCAGCCCTGACCAAGTATCAACGGATCATTATTAAGGTACGAGAGAAGTGA
- a CDS encoding YdeI/OmpD-associated family protein, with amino-acid sequence MNPKVDWYFTKAEKWQKEVEQLRTIILDCGLTEELKWGCPCYTFQQRNIVLIHDFKEYCALLFFKGALLHDANGILIQQTENVQAARQVRFTNVRDIVEMTSTLKAYIYEAIEVEKAGLKVLLKTTAEFAVPEEFQAKLDENPALKTAFDSLTPGRQRAYLFHFSQPKQAKTRESRIDKSIQQILDGKGLNE; translated from the coding sequence ATGAATCCTAAGGTTGATTGGTATTTTACGAAAGCCGAAAAGTGGCAGAAAGAAGTGGAGCAGTTGCGAACAATCATTCTCGACTGTGGGCTGACCGAAGAATTAAAATGGGGTTGTCCTTGCTATACATTTCAGCAACGCAACATTGTTCTCATTCACGACTTTAAAGAATACTGCGCACTGTTGTTTTTCAAAGGCGCTTTGTTGCACGATGCCAATGGTATTCTTATCCAACAAACGGAGAATGTGCAGGCAGCTCGCCAGGTTCGGTTCACCAATGTTCGCGACATTGTAGAGATGACCTCCACGCTGAAAGCCTACATTTATGAGGCTATTGAAGTCGAAAAAGCAGGCTTGAAAGTACTGCTCAAAACAACAGCAGAATTCGCCGTTCCCGAAGAATTCCAAGCCAAACTAGACGAAAATCCAGCCTTAAAAACGGCCTTTGACTCACTGACGCCGGGTAGACAACGAGCTTATCTTTTTCATTTTTCACAGCCCAAGCAAGCCAAAACGCGTGAATCAAGAATTGACAAAAGCATTCAACAGATTCTCGATGGAAAAGGGCTAAATGAGTAG
- a CDS encoding transketolase: protein MTINELAQKSVNYRRNILKYIVGANAGHTGGSLSCIDILNVLYNYVLNVSPETAKSPDRDRYIQSKGHTVEALYVVLADKGFFPESDLETLCKYKSHYIGHPTKKVAGVEQNTGSLGHGLPLSVGTAISAKLDEKPFRVFTLLGDGELPEGSNWEAALLAPQYKLDNLCAIVDKNGLQITAPTADVCSTDPLDKKFEAFGWSVRQVDGHDLGAMMEAFDALPFEAGKPSLIIANTVKGKGVSYMENQLKWHHGVPNKEQYEQALAELSD, encoded by the coding sequence ATGACAATCAACGAATTAGCTCAAAAATCGGTGAACTATCGCCGGAATATTCTCAAATACATTGTTGGGGCCAACGCTGGCCATACCGGCGGAAGTTTGTCGTGCATCGACATCCTGAATGTCCTCTACAATTATGTCCTGAATGTCAGCCCCGAAACAGCCAAATCGCCGGATCGGGACCGCTATATTCAAAGCAAAGGGCATACGGTCGAAGCGCTCTATGTGGTGCTGGCCGATAAAGGTTTTTTCCCTGAATCGGACCTGGAGACCCTGTGTAAATACAAGTCGCACTACATTGGCCATCCTACCAAAAAAGTAGCGGGGGTTGAGCAAAATACGGGTTCGCTGGGTCATGGATTGCCACTCAGCGTCGGTACAGCGATCTCGGCCAAGCTGGATGAGAAGCCATTTCGGGTCTTCACCTTACTGGGCGATGGCGAATTGCCCGAGGGGTCTAACTGGGAAGCGGCACTGTTAGCTCCTCAGTATAAGCTCGATAACCTCTGCGCTATTGTCGATAAAAACGGTTTGCAAATTACCGCTCCCACGGCCGATGTGTGTAGTACCGATCCCCTCGACAAGAAGTTCGAAGCCTTTGGCTGGTCTGTGCGGCAGGTTGACGGACACGATTTGGGAGCCATGATGGAAGCCTTCGATGCGCTCCCCTTCGAAGCCGGAAAACCCAGCCTGATTATCGCGAATACCGTAAAAGGCAAAGGCGTCAGCTACATGGAAAATCAGCTGAAGTGGCACCACGGCGTACCCAACAAGGAACAATACGAACAGGCATTGGCGGAATTGAGTGATTGA
- a CDS encoding DoxX family protein: MTKRDKIIYWIATLWLSLGMLSTGVVQLIQAKEGQGGADMITHQGYPLYLLPLLGICKILGVIAILVPKFPVVKEWAYAGFFFMMAGAIVSHIASGDSIGSAMPALLLLVLTVVSWYFRPVDRKISSVLQ; encoded by the coding sequence ATGACAAAGCGCGATAAAATCATTTATTGGATTGCTACCCTCTGGCTTTCCCTAGGCATGCTGTCGACTGGTGTAGTACAACTGATACAAGCAAAAGAAGGGCAGGGTGGCGCCGATATGATTACGCATCAAGGCTACCCTTTATACCTATTACCTTTGCTGGGTATCTGCAAAATTCTGGGCGTTATCGCCATTCTTGTCCCCAAATTCCCTGTGGTAAAGGAATGGGCGTACGCTGGCTTTTTCTTTATGATGGCAGGCGCTATAGTTTCGCACATCGCATCGGGCGATTCGATCGGTTCGGCAATGCCAGCCCTGTTGCTTTTAGTCCTGACAGTGGTATCGTGGTATTTCAGACCAGTCGACCGGAAAATCAGTTCAGTTCTTCAATAA
- a CDS encoding alpha/beta hydrolase — protein sequence MKKILLLFLLLSGVAQAQQKEIRIYDGPAPGSENWNWVEKKNNANAIKLMTVFNVVNPSITVFPADPAVANGTSVIICPGGGFHFLSIDNEGNDVATWLAKKGVTAFVLKYRTAYINTDDPFADMMAGINGPRKAEWDAENKATIPLSIADGKAAIAYVRKHAADYGIDPNRIGILGFSAGGTVTASAAFNYTPENKPAFVAPIYPYMPASLQGTVAADAPRLFAVCASDDQLNLAPHSVELYSKWLAAKQPAELHMYAKGGHGFGMNKQNIPTDHWIDRFADWLAQQGFMTQSKK from the coding sequence ATGAAGAAAATCCTCCTGCTTTTCCTCCTGTTATCCGGCGTTGCCCAGGCGCAGCAAAAAGAAATTCGAATCTACGACGGTCCGGCACCCGGTTCCGAAAATTGGAATTGGGTTGAGAAAAAGAATAATGCCAATGCGATAAAACTGATGACGGTCTTTAACGTCGTCAACCCATCGATTACGGTATTTCCGGCAGATCCGGCCGTTGCCAATGGCACATCTGTGATTATTTGCCCAGGTGGAGGCTTTCATTTTCTGTCCATTGATAACGAAGGAAATGATGTCGCTACCTGGTTAGCGAAGAAAGGCGTTACTGCATTTGTCCTGAAATACCGTACGGCCTATATCAACACCGACGACCCGTTTGCCGATATGATGGCGGGCATTAACGGGCCGCGCAAGGCCGAATGGGATGCGGAGAATAAAGCGACCATTCCACTATCAATTGCTGACGGTAAAGCAGCCATTGCCTACGTGCGGAAACACGCGGCCGATTATGGAATCGATCCTAATCGCATTGGTATTCTGGGCTTTTCGGCGGGTGGTACCGTGACGGCTTCCGCAGCTTTCAACTATACTCCTGAGAACAAACCGGCGTTTGTAGCGCCCATTTATCCGTATATGCCCGCTTCGCTTCAAGGTACGGTCGCAGCGGATGCGCCACGATTGTTTGCTGTCTGCGCATCCGACGATCAACTAAATCTGGCTCCACATAGCGTAGAGTTGTACAGTAAATGGCTGGCGGCAAAACAACCCGCCGAGCTACACATGTATGCTAAAGGAGGACACGGTTTCGGGATGAACAAGCAAAATATACCAACTGATCATTGGATTGACCGATTTGCCGATTGGCTCGCGCAGCAGGGGTTTATGACTCAGTCGAAAAAATAA
- a CDS encoding ArsR/SmtB family transcription factor yields MNLRRDVFQAIADPTRRAILLLVASQAMTAGAIAANFDTARPTVSKHLHILTECELLKQEQTGREIYYHINAQKMKEVADFIEPFRQMWDDRFNKLEAIMKNYQSNK; encoded by the coding sequence ATGAATTTACGACGAGACGTTTTCCAGGCCATAGCCGACCCAACCCGACGAGCTATCCTCCTTTTGGTAGCTTCACAAGCCATGACGGCGGGGGCCATAGCAGCCAACTTCGACACCGCCCGCCCCACTGTATCCAAGCACTTACACATCCTCACGGAGTGCGAATTATTGAAACAGGAACAGACTGGCAGAGAGATTTACTATCATATTAATGCTCAAAAAATGAAAGAAGTCGCTGATTTTATTGAGCCATTCCGCCAGATGTGGGATGACCGCTTCAACAAGCTGGAAGCCATCATGAAAAACTATCAATCCAACAAATAG